From the Solanum lycopersicum chromosome 10, SLM_r2.1 genome, one window contains:
- the LOC101247469 gene encoding probably inactive receptor-like protein kinase At2g46850, translated as MLSVHSNFPFILVQFYFTILFITAHSFSHEAFCGEKCGDFHIPFPFYMNQSICNSSLSDDFRLSCINSTSPFLNIGSQSYRILHFFSDGVLVDFPNTTYCRQYNDLKSFGFNGNDYFGIARDNILGLYDCEDSSLCKPDCEKSIMPHCDGSPGRNSYPPCCYPLSDRSAWSADQRDGFSVFSQFGCRGFSSWVDISGNQIGKRGVKLEWAVPGNSTTATCAANADSINATTVASGIRCECQDGYVGDGFAVGVGCLKSCIKEGKEAYGKACYSTSHGRRKTKILAGVVTSALTITSLTALFCVLRRPMKTDIFDHPSMRRSQGNVSFQKPCTIRMFTYHELEQATKGFQDAQILIDHGGGKATLYSGALMDGSRIAVHRLQCDSERELVEVLSRVEALHAVSHKNIPHILGWSVDSGYTPLVVYEYPVNGTLGEHLFQTKDETKRGLDWHHRTNIVAETANVLAFLQSEICPPIVHHELNASCIFLDEDMTVKLFGLELPTNDKKHSDVYNLGLVLLEVITGSSSDHVPSKTALQKITSGKVEEIVDPRLYYHEQPILRREQIEIVADLATRCIIFGCQNGKFHMGDVSRELVHITKDGIDGRSRRCPSTNNLEETFSNSSLLQMISMSPDSIHVPAARGFS; from the exons ATGTTGTCCGTGCATTCTAATTTCCCATTTATTCTAGTTCAATTCTACTTCACTATTCTCTTTATCACTGCTCATTCCTTCTCACATGAAGCTTTTTGTGGTGAGAAATGTGGGGATTTTCACATACCATTTCCATTCTACATGAATCAATCTATATGCAATTCATCACTCTCAGATGATTTTCGTCTTTCGTGCATCAACTCAACCTCACCTTTCCTCAACATTGGTTCTCAAAGCTATCGAATTCTCCACTTCTTCTCTGATGGAGTGCTTGTGGACTTCCCAAACACAACTTATTGTCGTCAGTACAACGACTTAAAGTCGTTTGGATTTAATGGAAATGACTACTTTGGTATAGCTCGAGATAATATCTTAGGATTGTATGACTGtgaggattcatccttgtgtAAACCAGATTGCGAGAAAAGCATAATGCCTCATTGTGATGGATCCCCGGGTAGAAACAGCTATCCTCCGTGTTGCTATCCGTTATCTGATAGGAGTGCTTGGAGTGCAGATCAGAGAGATGGTTTCTCTGTTTTTTCACAGTTTGGATGCAGGGGATTCTCATCTTGGGTTGACATATCTGGCAATCAAATAGGAAAACGCGGTGTTAAGTTGGAGTGGGCTGTTCCAGGGAATTCAACCACAGCTACTTGTGCTGCCAATGCAGATAGCATCAATGCCACAACTGTTGCTTCCGGGATTAGATGTGAATGCCAAGATGGATATGTAGGTGATGGTTTTGCTGTTGGAGTAGGCTGCCTCAAAT CTTGCATCAAAGAAGGAAAGGAAGCATATGGCAAAGCATGTTACTCAACTAGTCATGGCAGAAGGAAAACAAAAATTCTAGCTG GAGTTGTCACTTCAGCACTCACCATTACCTCCTTGACAGCACTTTTCTGTGTTTTAAGACGGCCTATGAAGACGGACATATTTGATCATCCTAGTATGAGACGGAGTCAGGGTAACGTCTCGTTCCAAAAACCTTGTACAATTCGAATGTTTACTTACCATGAGCTAGAACAGGCCACAAAAGGTTTTCAAGATGCGCAAATACTTATTGATCATGGTGGTGGCAAAGCTACATTATATTCTGGAGCTCTAATGGATGGATCAAGAATTGCTGTACACAGACTCCAATGTGATAGTGAACGAGAACTCGTTGAGGTCTTGTCACGAGTGGAGGCATTACATGCTGTTTCACACAAGAATATTCCACACATTCTTGGATGGTCTGTCGATTCTGGATACACCCCGCTAGTGGTGTACGAGTATCCTGTTAATGGAACGCTTGGAGAACATCTTTTTCAAACTAAAGATGAGACGAAACGAGGCCTTGATTGGCACCACAGAACAAACATTGTTGCTGAAACAGCAAATGTTCTTGCATTCCTGCAGTCTGAGATATGTCCCCCCATCGTACATCATGAACTCAACGCCAGTTGCATCTTCCTAGATGAGGACATGACCGTTAAACTTTTTGGGCTAGAGCTCCCCACAAACGACAAAAAGCATAGCGATGTTTACAACTTGGGGTTGGTTCTTTTGGAGGTTATTACTGGTAGCAGCTCAGATCATGTTCCATCAAAGACAGCTTTACAGAAGATAACAAGTGGGAAAGTAGAAGAGATCGTTGATCCACGTCTTTACTATCACGAGCAGCCTATTTTGAGGAGGGAACAGATAGAGATAGTTGCAGACCTTGCAACAAGATGCATAATATTTGGTTGCCAAAATGGGAAATTTCACATGGGAGATGTTTCAAGAGAACTTGTTCACATAACAAAAGATGGAATTGATGGTAGAAGTAGGAGATGTCCATCAACTAATAATCTTGaagaaactttttcaaattcaaGCCTTCTTCAGATGATATCTATGTCTCCTGATTCAATACATGTCCCTGCAGCCAGAGGGTTCTCTTAA
- the LOC101247166 gene encoding probable purine permease 4 produces the protein MEFVGEYQSEITNDLMIQNDHQVEETGSSSSASTTSNGGTNKRNLTLLIINYLLLFSGSISSSLLSKFYFNHKGNSRWVSTWVQSAGFPLLLLPIYSPFYVFKSTHRKPFTTFTPKMLLLSIVIGFFLGLNNLLYSWGNSYLSVSTNSLLLSSQLVFTLFTSVIIVKQKVTYSNVTCVVLLTLSSVLLAVNSNHDKPKGITRKKYFIGFFSTLGAGLLFSLYLPLMEKIYKHVYCYSMVMEMQMVMELTATVFAMLGMIIDGGFTEMINESKQVFDMGEKAYWITVMLNVVTWQFCFMGTAGMVFITSSLTGGVCMTALMAVNVLAGVIVYGDNFGLIKIISTILCVWGFGSYLYGLYKKEKEKKKKKEDSSTDNDDQHSVA, from the coding sequence ATGGAGTTTGTAGGTGAATATCAAAGTGAGATAACAAATGATTTGATGATCCAAAATGATCATCAAGTCGAAGAAACAGGTAGTAGTAGTAGTGCTAGTACTACTTCAAACGGCGGTACTAATAAACGTAACCTAACTCTTTTAATAATTAACTATTTGTTACTCTTTAGTGGTTCCATATCATCCTCTTTACTatcaaaattttactttaacCACAAAGGTAATAGTCGTTGGGTTTCAACTTGGGTCCAATCTGCTGGATTCCCTCTTCTCCTCCTCCCAatttattcacctttttatGTGTTCAAATCAACTCATAGAAAACCATTTACAACCTTCACACCAAAAATGTTGTTACTTTCTATTGTAATTGGTTTCTTCTTAGGTCTCAACAACCTTTTATATTCTTGGGGTAATTCTTACCTCTCCGTCTCGACTAATTCTCTTCTTTTATCGTCACAGTTAGTATTCACTCTTTTCACTTCTGTCATTATTGTGAAACAAAAAGTCACATATTCAAACGTCACTTGTGTTGTTTTACTAACCCTTAGTTCAGTTCTATTGGCGGTGAACTCGAATCATGACAAACCAAAGGGTATTACtaggaaaaaatatttcataggaTTTTTCTCAACGCTTGGTGCTGGATTGTTATTCTCTCTTTATCTCCCATTAATGGAAAAAATCTATAAACATGTTTATTGCTATTCCATGGTTATGGAAATGCAGATGGTGATGGAATTAACCGCTACCGTTTTCGCAATGTTGGGAATGATTATTGATGGTGGTTTTACAGAGATGATAAACGAGAGTAAACAAGTATTTGATATGGGTGAAAAAGCATACTGGATAACGGTGATGTTAAACGTGGTGACGTGGCAGTTTTGTTTTATGGGTACTGCTGGGATGGTGTTCATAACAAGTTCATTGACAGGGGGAGTTTGCATGACAGCGTTAATGGCTGTTAACGTGTTGGCTGGGGTTATAGTGTATGGGGATAATTTtggtttaattaaaataatttcaactaTATTATGTGTGTGGGGATTTGGTTCCTATTTGTATGGATTatataagaaagaaaaggagaagaagaagaagaaagaggattCTTCTACAGACAATGATGATCAACATTCAGTAGCATGA
- the LOC101246869 gene encoding probable purine permease 4, giving the protein MFLLVINYMLLFIGSISSSLVSKFYFNHKGDSRWVSTWVQSAGFPLLLLPIYLPFYVFKSTNRKPFTKFTPKMLLLSIVIGFFLGLNNLLISWGNSYLPVSTNSLVLSSQLVFTLITSVIIVKQKITFANLNCVILLTLSSVLLALGSSHDKPNGLTRRNYFIGFFSTIGAGLMFSLYLPLMEKVYGHVYCYSMVVEMQMVMELTATILATLGMIIDSGFYEMKKEAKNVFDLGEKAYWLTVMVNVVTWQFCFMGTAGMVFLTSSLTGGVCMTALMAVNVLGGVIVFKDNFGGIKVVSTLLCIWGFSSYLYGMYNMKKKEEKKEDSIGIEEQQFVA; this is encoded by the coding sequence ATGTTTCTTCTAGTAATTAACTATATGTTACTTTTTATTGGCTCAATTTCATCATCCCTAGTCTCAAAATTCTATTTTAATCACAAAGGTGATAGTCGATGGGTTTCAACTTGGGTCCAATCTGCTGGATTCCCTCTTCTCCTTCTCCCTATTTATTtacctttttatgtttttaaatcaACTAATAGAAAACCATTTACAAAATTCACTCCTAAAATGTTGTTACTATCTATTGTAATTGGTTTCTTTTTAGGTCTCAACAACCTTTTAATTTCTTGGGGTAATTCTTACCTCCCCGTTTCGACTAATTCTCTTGTTTTATCGTCACAACTAGTCTTCACTCTTATCACTTctgttattattgttaaacAAAAGATTACATTCGCGAATCTCAATTGTGTTATTTTACTAACGCTTAGTTCAGTACTATTGGCTTTGGGTTCGAGTCATGACAAACCAAATGGTTTGACGAGAAGAAACTATTTTATAGGATTTTTCTCTACGATTGGTGCTGGATTAATGTTCTCTCTTTATCTCCCATTAATGGAAAAAGTATATGGACATGTTTATTGCTATTCTATGGTTGTGGAAATGCAAATGGTGATGGAATTAACAGCTACGATTTTGGCCACGTTAGGAATGATTATAGACAGTGGATTTTATGAGATGAAAAAAGAGGCCAAAAATGTTTTTGATTTAGGTGAAAAAGCATATTGGTTAACGGTGATGGTTAACGTGGTGACGTGGCAGTTTTGTTTTATGGGTACAGCTGGGATGGTGTTCTTGACAAGTTCATTGACAGGAGGAGTTTGCATGACGGCGTTAATGGCCGTTAATGTTTTGGGAGGGGTTATAGTGTTTAAGGATAATTTTGGTGGAATTAAAGTAGTTTCGACTTTGTTGTGTATTTGGGGATTTTCTTCGTATTTGTATGGAATgtataatatgaaaaagaagGAGGAGAAGAAAGAGGATTCTATAGGGATTGAAGAACAACAATTTGTAGCTTGA
- the LOC101246570 gene encoding probable purine permease 4 produces the protein MEFVSQPQPQEHDDQRGNLKDLMIIDNENSDEIVQIQIIHEETNMSTSSETTNKCYLFLLGMNYMLLFIGSISSSLLSKFYFNHKGNSRWVSTWVQSAGFPLLLLPVYSPFYVFKSSNRKPFTNFTPKMLLLSIVIGLFLGLNNLLFSWGNSYLPVSTNSLVLSLQLVFTLITSVVIVKQKITYTNINCVFLLTLSSVLLALGSSHDKPKDLTKTKYFIGFFSTIGAGLLFAIYLPLMEKIYREVCCYSMVVEMQMVMELSATVLATLGMIINGGFYEMKKEAKNVFDLGEKTYWLTVMVNVVTWQFCFMGTAGMVFLSSSLTGGVCMTALMTVNVLGGVIVFKDNFGLIKVISTLLCIWGFSSYLYGMYKKMEEKKDDSLEKIIINNEEKNMTTDDA, from the coding sequence atggAGTTTGTATCTCAACCCCAACCACAAGAACATGATGATCAAAGAGGAAATCTAAAAGATTTGATGATCATTGACAAtgaaaatagtgatgaaattgTCCAAATCCAAATTATACATGAAGAAACAAACATGAGTACTAGTAGTGAAACCACTAATAAATGCTACCTATTTCTTCTAGGTATGAACTATATGTTACTATTTATTGGCTCAATTTCATCCTCTTTACTatcaaaattttactttaacCACAAAGGTAATAGTCGTTGGGTTTCAACTTGGGTCCAATCTGCTGGATTCCCTCTTCTCCTCCTCCCAGTTTATTCAcctttttatgtgtttaaatcAAGCAATAGGAAACCATTTACAAACTTCACACCAAAAATGTTGTTACTATCTATTGTAATTGGTCTCTTCTTAGGTCTCAACAaccttttattttcttgggGTAATTCTTACCTCCCCGTTTCGACTAATTCTCTTGTGTTATCGCTGCAACTAGTCTTCACTCTTATCACTTCTGTCGTTATTGTGAAACAAAAAATCACGTACACAAATATCAATTGTGTTTTTTTACTAACCCTCAGTTCAGTACTATTGGCCTTGGGTTCGAGTCATGACAAACCAAAGGATCTGACGAAAACAAAGTATTTCATAGGATTTTTCTCAACGATTGGTGCTGGATTATTGTTCGCTATTTATCTTCCattaatggaaaaaatatatagagagGTTTGTTGCTATTCTATGGTTGTGGAAATGCAAATGGTGATGGAATTATCAGCTACCGTTTTGGCCACGTTAGGAATGATTATAAACGGTGGGTTTTATGAGATGAAAAAAGAGGCCAAAAATGTGTTCGATTTGGGTGAAAAAACATACTGGTTAACGGTGATGGTTAACGTGGTGACGTGGCAGTTTTGTTTTATGGGTACTGCTGGGATGGTGTTCTTGTCAAGTTCATTAACAGGAGGAGTTTGCATGACGGCGTTAATGACGGTTAATGTTTTGGGAGGGGTTATAGTGTTTAAGGATAATTTTGGTTTGATTAAAGTAATTTCAACTTTGTTATGTATTTGGGGATTTTCTTCGTATTTGTATGGAATGTATAAGAAAATGGAAGAGAAGAAAGATGATTCTTTAGAGaaaatcattattaataatgaagAGAAGAATATGACAACGGACGATGCATGA
- the LOC101259586 gene encoding ycf3-interacting protein 1, chloroplastic isoform X1, which yields MALQLPFPLISSSLSSSLPLLTSSNCKICSISISPFTHKRLLSHSNLQNFGFSSRGRSNSLFVSQEDTQLTNEEESSISTATQQDDDDPDPESLEYVSQIKRVLELLKRNRDMLFGEVKLTIMIEDPRDIERKRLLGIDDENAPTRDDLAACLEEINEGEVPKDRVALQMLAEEMNSWPNLEVEALKQNKSRSLYAKATDTGIDPKEAAKRLKIDWDSAAEIEEAADSDEPDVPPILGYGALYLVSALPIIIGISVVLILFYNSLQ from the exons ATGGCGCTTCAGCTGCCATTCCCACTCATCTCTTCTTCCTTATCATCATCACTCCCATTGTTAACTTCTTCAAACTGCAAAATTTGCTCAATTTCCATCTCACCCTTTACACATAAACGCCTTTTATCTCACTCCAATCTACAAAATTTTGGATTTAGTAGCAGAGGCAGAAGCAATTCTCTGTTTGTGAGTCAAGAAGACACCCAATTGACTAATGAGGAAGAAAGTTCCATTTCCACTGCTACCCAACAAGATGACGATGACCCAGATCCTGAATCGCTTGaatatgtttctcaaattaaaCGA GTGTTGGAGCTTCTTAAGAGAAATCGGGATATGCTGTTCGGTGAG GTTAAATTGACTATAATGATTGAAGATCCCAGGGACATTGAGCGAAAGCGGCTTCTTGGCATTGACGATGAAAATGCTCCCACAAGGGATGACCTAGCTGCCTGTTTAGAAGAA ataAATGAAGGAGAAGTACCAAAAGATCGGGTTGCTCTGCAGATGCTTGCGGAAGAGATGAATTCATGGCCTAATTTGGAG GTTGAAGCCTTGAAGCAAAATAAGAGCAGATCCCTGTATGCAAAAGCCACTGACACTGGTATTGATCCAAAAGAGGCTGCTAAGCGGCTCAAGATTGACTGGGATTCAGCAGCTGAGATTGAGGAGGCAGCTGATAGTGACGAACCAGATGTTCCTCCAATTCTG GGATATGGAGCTTTATACTTGGTCTCTGCATTACCAATCATCATTGGCATCTCTGTTGTGTTGATTCTGTTCTATAATTCTCTACAGTGA
- the LOC101259586 gene encoding ycf3-interacting protein 1, chloroplastic isoform X2 — MALQLPFPLISSSLSSSLPLLTSSNCKICSISISPFTHKRLLSHSNLQNFGFSSRGRSNSLFVSQEDTQLTNEEESSISTATQQDDDDPDPESLEYVSQIKRVLELLKRNRDMLFGEVKLTIMIEDPRDIERKRLLGIDDENAPTRDDLAACLEEINEGEVPKDRVALQMLAEEMNSWPNLEVEALKQNKSRSLYAKATDTGIDPKEAAKRLKIDWDSAAEIEEAADSDEPDVPPILGG; from the exons ATGGCGCTTCAGCTGCCATTCCCACTCATCTCTTCTTCCTTATCATCATCACTCCCATTGTTAACTTCTTCAAACTGCAAAATTTGCTCAATTTCCATCTCACCCTTTACACATAAACGCCTTTTATCTCACTCCAATCTACAAAATTTTGGATTTAGTAGCAGAGGCAGAAGCAATTCTCTGTTTGTGAGTCAAGAAGACACCCAATTGACTAATGAGGAAGAAAGTTCCATTTCCACTGCTACCCAACAAGATGACGATGACCCAGATCCTGAATCGCTTGaatatgtttctcaaattaaaCGA GTGTTGGAGCTTCTTAAGAGAAATCGGGATATGCTGTTCGGTGAG GTTAAATTGACTATAATGATTGAAGATCCCAGGGACATTGAGCGAAAGCGGCTTCTTGGCATTGACGATGAAAATGCTCCCACAAGGGATGACCTAGCTGCCTGTTTAGAAGAA ataAATGAAGGAGAAGTACCAAAAGATCGGGTTGCTCTGCAGATGCTTGCGGAAGAGATGAATTCATGGCCTAATTTGGAG GTTGAAGCCTTGAAGCAAAATAAGAGCAGATCCCTGTATGCAAAAGCCACTGACACTGGTATTGATCCAAAAGAGGCTGCTAAGCGGCTCAAGATTGACTGGGATTCAGCAGCTGAGATTGAGGAGGCAGCTGATAGTGACGAACCAGATGTTCCTCCAATTCTG GGTGGATAA
- the LOC104649498 gene encoding uncharacterized protein, producing the protein MSPTISMPSFLPLKYLKSIVDGHLHSHSTFKLQTSNMPSFINVQDSNESEFPISLKESKKSDILTIPLPMPPSKKFLSNSLPNSTTSSPRFASKKKSKNQPSPLSNNPLARQHSVALANLERLKEDHLRRSKSCGEGRSSAPPDKHVVGLITKVMNNSSVKHVEESKVDKAESIDQKFKCGAMCLFIPGLGKAKQVRARRVEIETEIVHSVSRKVSLEKFECGSWTSSAIINGEENENDDSNLFFDLPIELIQCRDDKDMTCSPVTTGFVFDKEPKGVLKNITTAKTSESTARHVRFSTSSPDPDLDSDSGLPTSCMTPRMRKAREDFNALLEAQCA; encoded by the coding sequence ATGTCTCCCACAATATCTATGCCTAGTTTTCTGCCCCTTAAATACCTAAAATCTATAGTTGATGGACATCTCCATTCTCACTCAACTTTCAAACTCCAAACTTCAAATATGCCTTCATTCATAAATGTTCAAGATTCAAATGAATCTGAGTTCCCCATTTCATTGAAAGAATCAAAAAAATCTGACATTTTAACAATTCCTCTGCCTATGCCACCATCAAAGAAGTTCTTGAGCAACAGCCTTCCAAACTCAACAACTTCATCACCTAGATTTGCATCCAAGAAAAAGTCCAAAAACCAACCTTCTCCTCTCTCCAACAACCCTTTGGCTAGACAACACTCTGTGGCACTGGCAAACCTCGAACGGTTGAAAGAAGACCACTTAAGGAGGAGCAAATCATGTGGTGAAGGAAGATCAAGCGCGCCACCCGATAAACATGTTGTTGGATTAATCACAAAGGTAATGAATAATAGTAGTGTTAAACATGTTGAGGAAAGCAAAGTAGATAAAGCAGAATCTATTGATCAAAAGTTCAAATGTGGTGCTATGTGTTTGTTTATTCCTGGTTTAGGAAAAGCAAAACAAGTGAGAGCCAGGAGGGTAGAAATAGAAACTGAAATAGTACACAGTGTATCAAGAAAAGTGTCATTGGAGAAATTTGAATGTGGATCATGGACATCATCAGCTATAATCAATggtgaagaaaatgaaaatgatgattcCAATCTCTTCTTTGATCTACCAATTGAGCTAATCCAATGCAGGGATGATAAGGACATGACTTGTTCACCAGTAACAACTGGATTTGTTTTTGACAAGGAACCAAAAGGGGTCCTAAAGAACATCACCACAGCAAAAACTAGTGAGTCCACAGCGCGCCATGTTCGCTTTTCTACCTCATCCCCTGACCCTGACCTTGACTCTGACTCTGGCTTGCCTACGTCCTGCATGACTCCTCGCATGCGCAAGGCAAGGGAAGATTTCAATGCACTCCTAGAAGCCCAATGTGCATGA